ATCGGCCCTTCGATCAGCGGCCGAACCGGCCATCTGGATTGGTTGCGTTATCGCACGCAGAACCGACTACCGATAACGGTGATCTCCGACGAGGTTCGCAGCGCGGTATGGGCAGCGGATCTGGCGGAGCGTGTCTGGAGTCTCGCCGATTCCGACATCACGGGAATTCGCCACGTGACAGCGACGACGTCTGGAACCCGCGTGGAGCTGGCACAGTTCCTGAGTCACGAGTACGACATCGGTGCGACTCTGAACATCGCTTCACGACATCAGCAGGCGTTCCCACACATCGGAGATGTCGAGTTGGCGACGGAGTTTCTCGATCCGCTTTATAGACCCCTGGAAGCGGTTAGTTCTCGAACAACCGTTCCCTGAAAACCGGACGCCCGGGCAGAGAGGCGCGGAACGCCCGCCCCCCCTAACTTTCGTTCTCTTCACCGAGGATTCGTTTGCGGGTATCCTTGGCTCCGCGAAAAGAGGGGATCCCATTGCAAGCCAAACCGGACCAGATGCTGGGTCACTATCGTCTTGTTGAGAAACTCGGCGAGGGTGGGATGGGTGTGGTCTGGCGTGCTGTCGACACGACCCTCGATCGCGAGGTCGCGATCAAGATCCTGCCCGAGACCCTTCAGCAACATCCCGAGCGATTGGAGCGATTCGAGCGCGAGGCCAAGGTGTTGGCCTCGTTGCATCACCCGAACATCGCGGTGATCCATGGACTGCATCAGACCAACGGTGTTCACTATCTGGCGATGGAGCTCGTCGATGGCGACGACCTCTCCACCCGTCTCGCCGCCGGCCCACTGCCGATGCTTGATGCGCTGAAGCTCTGCGCGCAGGTCGCCAGAGCGCTACAGTCGGCCCACGATCGCAACATCGTTCATCGCGACCTGAAGCCGGCTAACATCGTGTTAACGAAGTCGGGCGAGGCCAAGGTCCTGGACTTCGGGTTGGCCAAGGTGCTCGACCCGGAGAATTCGATCGAGAGCGACGAAACTTCATCGCCCACCGTGACCACTGGTGGCACCGTCGCCGGAATGATCCTGGGGACCCCGGCTTACATGAGCCCCGAGCAGGCGAGAGGCAAGGCGACGGATCGTCGTACCGACATCTGGTCCTTCGGTTGTGTGCTACACGAGTGCTTGACCGGTGTCTCGGAGTTCCGTGGTGACACGATGTCCGATTCGATCGGAGCGATCCTGCACAAGGATCCGGACTGGGGAGTGTTGCCGGTCGATCTTCCGGTCACTGTGCACTGGTTGCTGCGCCGCTGCCTGACGAAGGATCGGGACAACCGACTACATGACATCGCCGATGCCCGCATCGAGTTGGAGCAGGCGATCGTCGACCCCGAAGGGGTCGTCGTGGGTGCAGCCGCGGCGGACCGACCGGCAGAGCCGGCGGGGCGACGCTGGCTTCGTGGCGTCGCCATCGTCGGACTGATCGCGCTGGCGGCGACAATTGGCTGGTGGCTCAAGCCGGCTCCGGATGGAACTGTCGAGCCGCTGGGGTTGTCGCTTCAGTTGAACGAACCGCAGACGCGGAACGTGCAATTCTCGTTCTCGCCGGACGGATCCTCGATCGTCTACCGAGCGATGGGCAAGGATGCCGGGAACGGCGGTGTTGCGACCTCCCGTCTCTGGCTACGACGCCTCGACTCGTTTGTCGCGGCACCGATTCCGGGAACCGAGAACGCCGACGTTCCGAAGTTCTCACCGAACGGGGGACAGATCAGCTTTCTCGTCGAGCCCGATGGAGCGGACGATCATCGGGCGGATCTTCGTGTCGTCGGTCTTGACGGTCGTCCACCACTGACGATCGCGATGAACGTACTCGATCACGGGGCGACAAGTTGGGTCACCGAGGATCGAATCGTCTACGTCGATTATCTTGACGAACACCGTCTTCTCTCGGTCTCATCGGGCGGAGGTGAGCCCACAGTTTTTGCGGAGATTTCCGAGAACGGGCAATTCAGTGTATTTCAGTTTGAAGTGATCGATGGTGGAAGGTGGATACTTGATTCCAGCTTCATCGACGGTCAGCGGGCGATCCTACTCGTCGACACGAGGGACGGCACCGAGCATACGCTCCTGAAGAACGCCTACAGTGCACAGGTACTTGACAGTCGGCAATTGCTGTTCTTGCGCGGCAAGACCCTGTTGTCGGCTCAGCTCGATCTGTCCCAGACACCTCCGGCATTGACGGGAGATATCGTGACCGTGTTGGGGGGCGGCTCCAACCCTGACGATGAGATCCGGTGGATGCGTGCCTCACGGGCCGGGCATCTTGCGTTCGTGACCGGTGCCGGTGCAGGATCGGACAACAGGTTGATGACCATCGATCAAGACGGGGTGGTCGAGCCTTTGATCGAGGCCCGTGGTGCGTACATGACACCCGTCCGGTTCTCGCAGGACGGCCAGCGGTTGCTGGTCTCGATGTCTGCCGACGAGTCGCCATCGGAGCTGTGGTTGGTGGAACTGGACACCGGGTCCAGCCGTCCGATCGCATCGGACCAGTTCGTAACGTTCGGGGGGGCATGGCTGTCAGAGCAGCAGTTTGCATTCACTTCCTGGCAATCGATAGAGGACGGAGAGATCTTGACCCGTGAGTTGCGGCGGGACTCCAAGCCCCGCCCGCTGTTCGACGAGTGGCCGCAGGATCTCGTTCTTCACAGCGGCGACATCGACTTCGACGGCAGGTACGCCCTGTTTGACGTCAGGAGTTCTGGTTCCACGCAGTCGGACATCTGGATCGGCGCCGTAGATGGTTCTTCCGAGATTCGGCCCCTGATCGCCACCGTGGCCAGCGAGTCCCGCGGCGCAGTATCACCGAATCGCCGTTGGATTTCCTACGTATCGAACGAGAGCGGTCGGCCGGAGATCTACGCGCGGTCGTACTCCCTCGAAGGTGGGGTGGGCGAAACGGTGATCAAAGTCTCACGCAGTGGTGGAGTGAACCCGTTCTGGAGTGCCGACGGTAAGCAGTTGTTCTTTTTCGACCGGCCCCGAAAGAAATTGTTAGCAGCGACGTTGGACAATGACAGCGGACGGTATTCAACCCCCGACGTTCGGATCGAATCCGTCGAAGACCTTCAGTTGTCCGAGTTGTTCTCTGAGCAATCGTTCGTACCGGTTCCCGGCAGTGATCGATTGGCGTTCGTTCAACGTCCGGAGTCACAGCAGGCCACCGATCGGATCGAGGTCGTGCTCAACTGGGAGCAGCTACTCGATCGGTAAGCCTCGAAGACCTACTCACCGCTCAATAGCGAGTCGCCGAAGATCTTTCGTCCCGCCAGCGCCGCGTAAAATGCCCAGAGCGCAATAGCGACCCAGATCGCCAGCGGCAGTACTGCTGCTCCGGCGTACCAACGGGATGTGTCCAGGCTTACAGGAAATGTGGAGAGCATGAATACCGACATCATGGCGATTCCTGCCACCAGGCCGATCCGCAGCATCAGCAGAGAGAGGGTCGCCATCAACGTCATCATCGCAAGGACCGCCCACACCAGTAGAGATGGCGGAGTGCCGTCCGGCATGCTCACGATCGGACCGATCACAAAGAGAATCATCAGAGCGGAGACGGCGGCCCAGTCACGTCGCAAGAGTAGGCGGAACAGCAACAGCACGACGAGAAGGAGCATGGGCATGAAGATGCTGGTCTGGCTCTCGCCTATGATCGTGCCAAGGCTGTCTCCTGCGCCAAGCATGCCCTCGTTCGGTAGGTTAGTCGTCGGTGGAAACGGTGAGCCACCGGTCCAACTGGCGACGAGCGTGTTCAGATACGATGCCGAACCAAGAACACCGCCGACGGCCATGCCGATGAGGACTTCTCGGCCCAGTAGTGGATCTCGAAAGCGGCCAAGCAGAAGTCGTGACCAACTGACGAGCGTGCGAGGCCAGAGTTTTCGAACGTAGGGCTCGAGTGCCATATAAACTACAAACGAGATCGACGCGTGAAGAAGCGCATGCGCGAGGGGTCGCCCAAACACAAAGCCGAAAAATAGGTCCCCGAGATCAAGCGTGTTGAGTCGAACGCCGAGGGCAAGCCAACTTGCCAGCATTACAGCGATGACGAAGAAAAAGAGTCGCAACGCACCACGAACGTCACTTCTCCCGCTCTTGATATTGCGACGGGCCAGAAAAATCGCCGACCCGATCACACCGGCAAAGACAAACCCGAAGAAAACGCTGCCGCCGTTGGACGAATCGTTGTCATCGTCCGGTGTTTCGTAGGCTGTTCGCTCCCACGGTTGGATGACGCGAAAGTGGGTCACTAGACTGCCGTAGGCGCCGACTTGAATGACCGCGCTGTCGTTACCGTCGATCTCCCACGCGATCCGCCGAGTTGTCGGCACGGTGGGTGCGAAGAGAGGTTCGATCTCGGTCAGTTCGGATGCGTCCCATCCGGCCAGCTTCAGCACGGAGGTCCAATCATCCTCCTCATCACTCATCGCCTTCGCGTTCTCTGGAGGTAACGCTTCGAGATGATGGAGTCGTCCGGTTGTATCGAGTTGCATCGCGATCTCGGAGGATTCCGACAACGGTGGATCGAACTCGGTGACCTGGTAGGCATGGACGTTGCTAGGCTTGAGCGGCGATGGGGCCCGTCGGTACCAGAAGACGATTCCCGGAGGGCGCGCGTCTCGCAGATCGTCCCAGTGATCCGCCGTAGGCTCTGACTCAGTAATCTCCCTTATGTAGTCCCGACGGACACGGAATCCACTCTCCAGATAATCCGGCAGCTCGACGTGACCCAGCGCTACTAACGCGTCTTCCGCTTTTCCCTTCAGCTCCTGACCTGAGAGCTCCATCGGGACCAGATTGAGTATCGATGCCTTGTCGATGACCAAGGTGCGGCCGACCAGTCCAAGCAGCACGATTCCCAGAAGAATGAGCGCGTTCCGTGGGCTGAGCCCTCCTTCGACGCCGGCATCGGCCACCATCTCCGGTGAAGGGGTCTCGCCGGCAGCCAGCGCAGCCGCCAACGGGTCGCCACCCGGCAGTGCCGCCGAGACCGCCAGCGCCGAACCGGGGCGTTGGGTGGGGTCTCGCTCGAGACAACGGAGGATCACCCGTTCGACCGCGTCGTCCACGTCGCTGACGTGGTTGGCGGGGGAGGTTGGCATCGTCTCCTGTTGTGCCTTCGCGATCTCGTGCGGTGTCTTGCCGCTGAAGGCTTTCTTGCCGGTCACCAGTTCGTAGAGCACCAGCCCCAGCGCGTAAATATCGCTTCGCGCCGAGACTCCCTTTCCGGAGAGTTGTTCGGGTGCCATGTAGGCGGGGGTGCCCCAGCGGATCTCGTCGCCGGTGAAACTGTCGGTTAGACCCGCAAGCCCGAAGTCGGTCAGCTTCACCCGGCCGCGACCGTCGATCATCACGTTGGCCGGTTTCAGATCACGATGCAGGATGCCCTGCTCATGGGCGGCTGCCAGCCCGGCGCAGATCTGTCGTGCGGTCTGCAGCCCCTTCTCTTTTGGTAACCGTCCGATACGTCGAAGCAGTGAGGCGAGGTCCTCGCCATCGACATACTCCATCGAGATGAACGGTAACCCGTCCAGCTCGCCGATGTCGTAGACGGCACAGACGTTGGGATGGGAGACCTGACGCGCCATCCGCACTTCCGTGAACAGGCGGGTCATCTTCGTGGAGCCCGGTTCCAGGGACGCCGGCAGGAATTTCAGGGCGACGGTCTGTCCCAGCTTCAGGTCGTCGGCGCGATAGACCTCGCCCATGCCACCCTTGCCGAGCAACGCGACGATCCGGTAGCGATCCTCGAGGACCGTACCCGGCACGAAGCGTCCCTGATCGAACGAACCGGTCGCGAAGGACTGGGAAGGGGAGTCGTCCTTGAGGCTGGTCTGGGTCGGATTGTCCTCCGACCCATCCACACGACAGCCGCAGCTACCACAGAAGGACTGGTCCGTTTGGATGTTGGTCGAGCACGAGGGACAACGAGTCATCACCATAGTCTAGTGCTCCGGTTCGGGTTCGTCGTCATGATTTCCGACCGAGATGACGATCGCCGTCGTGTCCTCCCGACTACCGTTCAGCCGCGCCTGTCCAACCAGCTGTCGGGCGGCCTCGGCAGTAGGTGGGAACTCCGGCGCCGTCAGTGCTGCCGCCGGTGTGGCGGATTGCCAGACGCCCCGGGTGACGAGGATCAGTTTCTCGCCCGGCTTGAGCGTCATGGCGCCGGTTTCGATCTCAAGCCCCGGCCCTTGCCCGATCGCCCGATCCAGGACCCGACCCTTGGCGTGGTCCTCGGTAAGACACTGCCAGCGGCCGTCTACAAGATGGTAGAGGCGGGTGTCGCCGACATGCGCCCATCCCGCGACGGCCGCCTCACCCCGGGGATCTTCCCAGAGCCAAACCGCGGTCACCGAACAGCGCGCCCCGATACGCTGATGGCAGCGGTCGTTGGCATCGTGCAATCGATGAAGCATGAGGTCCGGCCGCAATTCGGCCCGTCGCGGGTCATCCAGGATCTCGAGCAACGACGTGCGAGTCTCCCGGGACGCGGAGCGGGTGACACCAGGCGTCGTCTCGCCATCGACCACGGCGAACAGGTACCCGGCGGCCGCTTGCTCCGCCGCGTCCGTGCCCGGAGCGGCAAACAGGGACTGGTCTTCGTTGCGACTCCGCCCGGCTCCCGCGGCGCTCAGGCTGGCGCAATCCAGCCGGAACCGGTTCCAACTTCGACTCTCACCGGATGTTTGGATCGGACTCTGCGTCGATTTCATGGCCGACCAGTGTACAGGCACGCTATCCTGACTTCTTTCGGAATCCACGTCGTGAGGACCGGTCATGAAGCCGAAGGATCGCTATCAAATCGTTACGTTGCCCGGTGACGGGATTGGCCCCGAGGTCACGCGCGAAGCGCTGCGGGTCTTGATGGCCGGCGCCGAGGCCGTGGGGGTCGGGTTCGATTTTGAGGAGATTCCAGGCGGCGGCGAGTACTACCTCGAGCATGGGCGGGAGTGGCCGGAGGGATCCGAGGCTCGCTGCGATGCAGCCGACGCGATCTTGCTGGGTGCCGTCGGTGCACAACACCCCGAGACCGGGGAGAACGTCTTCACGAAACCGGGCGCACCGTACGAGACCCCGCAGATGGCCGGCTTCGCCCAGGTGATCGGCAACCGTCGTCGCATGGAGCTCTTCTGCAATCTCCGACCGATCAAGCTCTACCCCGGCGTCCCTCACAAGGTCTCGGGTAAGTTCCAGTCGGTCTGGAAACCGGAGAACGTGGATTACGTGGTCTGTCGGGAGAACACCGAGGAGGCCTACACCGGTCGCTCCAGCGATCTGACGGGCGACGACGGTTCGATCGTGGGTCGCATGAGTCCCATCGAGGTCACACGGAAGGGGACCGAGCGGATCTGTCGTTACGCGTTCGAGCTGGCCCGTCGGCGGAAGGCCAGCAAGGGCAAACCGGGCAAGGTGACCTGTGTCGTCAAGTCGAACATCATCGGTGCCCACCGCTACTTCGAAGAGATTTTCCGGGAGCTGGGCGACAAAGAGTTTTCGGATATCGAACAGGACGTCGCCATGTTCGACGCATTCTGCATGTGGCAGATGCGAAACCCGGAGTGGTACGACGTCGTGGTTGCACCCAACCTGGTGGGCGATGTGATCTCGGATAACGGCTCGACCACTCAGGGCGGCATGGGTCTGGCCGCCGGTGGAAATATCGGATTCGACCACGGGATGTTCGAACCGATTCATGGCTCCGCGCCCAAACATGCCGGTAAGGACAAGGTCAATCCGATCGCTGCCGTGCTCTGTGGCGCCATGATGGCGGAGTGGCTCGGCGATCGTTACGGCGACCCACGGCTCGTGACCCTCGCCGAACGGATGGAGGAAGCCGTCGGAGACGTGCTCAAAGACGGGAAGACGCTGACCTACGATCTCGGGGGCAGCACCTCGTGTTCCGGGCTTGGTAAGGCGTTGGCGGAAGCCGTTGCCCGGTAGGGGTTCACCGCTGGGCGCGAAGGCGCTGGAGCGGATCCTGGAGGTCACGCGGGATCTCGCCCGCCCCCTGGACATCGATACGACTCTGGAGCACGTGATCGATGCCGGGCGCTCGATCCTCAATGCCGAGCGCGGGACCGTGTTTCTCTACGATTCGGAGAACGACGAACTGGTCACCCGCGTTGCGACCGGTGCGGACGAGTTTCGTGTTCCGGCCAGCAAGGGAATCGTTGGCGAGTGCGCTCGCACGCGTCAGGTCGTGATCGTCCCGGATTGTTACGCCGATAGCCGATTCAATCCAGAGATCGACCGCAAGACGGGCTACCGGACTCGGTGCCTGATGGCCGTCCCGTTGATCGGTCACGATGATTCTCTCGAGGGTGTCCTCCAGGTGCTAAACAAACGCAAGGGCGTCTTTGGTTCGGAGGATGAACGGATTGCCACGGCTCTGGCCGCACAGTGCGCGGTGGCGCTCCAGCGATCGCGACTGTTGCGGGAGAAGGTCGCCCGCGAGCGGCTCGAGCAAGAGCTGGAAGTGGCGCGGAGCATCCAGCAGCGGGTCTTCCCGCAGTCCATGCCGACGATGGACGACTACGAGGTCTGCGGTTGGGCTCGACCTGCCGATCAGACCGGTGGCGACATCTACGACATCCATCTTCAGGACGACGGCGGATTGATCTTGCTTCTCGGCGATGCCACCGGGCACGGGATCGGTCCTGCGTTGAGTGTCACCCAGGTTCGGGCGATGCTGTGTATGTGTGTTCGATTCGGTGTCGATATCGATCACGCCATGCAGCAGATCAACGACCAGTTGGCGCTGGATCTCTCTTCCAATCGATTCGTGACCGCGTTTCTCGGTCGCCTCGATCGTGATGCGCACAGCGTCGTCTATCACGCGGGAGGGCAGGGACCGTTGCTGCACTACCACGCGCAGGACGATCGCGGGGAATGGCTCACGTCCACGACCCGCCCGTTGGGGATGCTTGGCGATCTGCCCGTCGGGCCTGCCCACTCGATGGAGCTTGCGCCCGGTGACCTCTTGCTACTCTCGACCGATGGCATCTTCGAGCATGAACGCGCCGACGAAGAAGCGTACGGGGAGCAACGGATCCTGGATGTCGTGCGTCGTCATCGTGACAGCCCGTTGGCGTCCCTGATCGGGGCTGTCATCGAGGACGTCGATCGATTCGGCGACGGCGCGCCACAACTTGACGACATGACCGTGGTCGTTTTGCGCCGTCGACTCGCCGAGAAGCCCGAAAAGCGTAACTAATATCGGCGCGTCGTCGTTAAATACACGGGTGAGTACCCGGGTTCGGTTCCATAATCCACTGGTTTTGGCTATATTCATGGGCGTGGGTCGCGCTCATCGTGTCGTCTGGGGGGAAGTCATGCGCACTCGGTTCCTGAGGATCGTTCTCTGTCTCGCGCTTGTCGCCGGAACTCTTCCGCTATCGACTCCCGGTTTCGCCGCAGAGGCGAGGATCGATCTTGACGGCAATCCCGTCAACGGCGCGGAAAGCACGGTGGAAACCAAAGTGCTGCAGAGCTTCCCGGTCATGATCGAGAACATCATCTTCAACAACACACGCGGCAGGGAATTCACGTTCTTCTGGCCCGGCGCGGGGCCCGGTGGCTTCGAGTCGATCCTGACCTCCGGTCCCGACGTGGGGACCAAGTGGCAGTGGACCACCGTCTCTCAGGTGTTCACGGTTCAGAGCCCGGCGACGTTCGTGCAGGAGCGGACCGTCCAGTCCTTCGGTGGCATGCAGGACGGCGTGCAGGCTTCCGGTGGGGCCGAGCGCGAGTTCATGGTTCCCGGCAAATCGATCTTCCCGACGATGGTGACGCTCTCCAGCGCGTCGTTGACGTCGAGCCTGGTCACGTTCTTCAGTCCGGAACAGACGATTGCGACCTGTGAGAGTGACTTCACTCCGGGCCGGTTCGAGCAACGCATCACCAATAACACCGGTGGCGACGTGGAATTCACAGTCGTACAACCCGGCTGTTGTTCCGAGGCGGAAATGACGATCTGCGAGGACGGCTGCCAGTCCTACCTCACGGATGACAACAACTGTGGTGGCTGCGGGATCGAATGTGCATTCGACGAATTCTGCGATGTGGGCGCCTGCGAGCCGATCTGTCCCGGTGCGGGCCAGGAGCTCTGCGGCGAAACCTGTGAAGACACACTGAACGATCCCACCAACTGCGGTGGTTGCGGGATCGAGTGCGCGTACGACGAATTCTGCGACGGCGGCAGCTGCGCTCCGATCTGTCCCGGCGAGGGGCAGGAGCTCTGTAATGACGTTTGCGTCGACACCTTCACGGATGTTGGTAACTGTGGCGCCTGCGGCAACCAGTGTCAGTACGATGAATTCTGCGACGGCGGCAGCTGCGCCCCCATCTGTCCCGGTGACGGGCAGGAGTTCTGTGACGACACCTGTGTCGATACGTACAACGACACCGCCAATTGCGGCGGCTGCGGACTCCAGTGTGCCTTCGATGAATATTGTGATGTCGGGACGTGCACACCGATCTGTCCTCCGGAGTCCCCGACCCTTTTCGGAGAGACCTGCGTCGACCTGCAGAACGATCCGCTGAACTGTGGCTCCTGCGGGAACACCTGTGGAGCGAACGCCGTCTGTTCCGGCGGCGAATGCGAGACCTGTCGCCCCCCGCTTCAGACCAACTGCGATAACGTCTGCGTCAACATCCACAAGGATCCGTTCAACTGCGGTGAGTGTGGATTTGTCTGCGACTTCAGCAATTGCCCGTCCACTGGCACCGGGGCCTGCAGTCAAGGTTCCTCATGCGTCTGCGATACCGCCCGAGCACCAGACGCAGAGCCGATCGTCTTCGAACCCTATCCCACCAGTCCCGTGCCCGTCGTTCGGCCGCGCCCGTCGCTGCCCAGGACCGCCGCGACCGTGCGTCCGACGGTCGAGCGGGAGGGGCGACAGATCGTCGTTCACGAGCCCTCGACCGCGGAGGAACGCCTATCCGTGGGTCGCCCGAAGCGATCCTCGCTGGCCGAACGGCGACGATCGGTGCGGGAGTCGACGCGGGAGGTGACGTCCACAAGTCACGGTGTCTCGGGCGTGATCGAGGCGCCGGTCTGCGGGGTTGCTCCGATCACCCAGGTCGTCGGCGACGGCGAGACGTTCACCCAATGCCAGAGCGGTTCCAACATCGGTATAGAGGTCTTTACCACGGCGACCGTCATGCAGGGCGGAGAAGTCGTAGGTCAGGGGCCGTGCGCGATCATCGTGCCGGCACCGCCGGAGCTGATGGATGACTTCGTCCCGTCGCCTACGACGATCATCGTGCTCGACGAGAGTGGTGACGGACTCCTGCAACCGGGAGAGCAGGCAGATGTGCTGGTAGAAGTGGTGAACGTCGGGCCGATGGCCCTGACGAACGTCGTTGCGACGTTGACCAGTCCGCCGGATACGTTCAACACGCAGCCGATCACGTTGGTCAGCGCCACGGCGGCGTTCCCGGACTTCCCGGCACTGACGGAGCCTGGAGATTGCGACACGCCTCCCGTTCTTTCTCCAACCATGAATACCGTTCCGTTCAGGCTGGTAATGCCGTTGGAGCAAGAGCCGGATGTCGGGCGGGTGTTCAGGGTCGGCTTCCAGGGTCTGACCGACGTGCCGTTCGAAACGGAGATGCCGTTCGTCATCGGCGTCGGTGAGAAGTGCGATCCGGATGTCGATCTGGACGGTGAGACCTACGACGGGTTGAAGGGCTTTCTGAGTCCGGTCAATGCCGATCTCGTGCCGAAGGGTAACCCCGTCAACATCTCCGCGTCTTCCGTGAATCAGGGAAGCAATGTGCCACTCAAGTTGAAGTTGGCGTGTGGCAATTTGACGCTGAATGCGGACGATCTCGAGACCTTCCCGGAGATCGTCGATCTGACGCACGAGACGCTGGGGTCCATGCCGCTGATCAACATCAATGCGGACAACAATTCGAACCCCAACGACCCACAGTTTGTCTGCGGCTCGAATCGTTGCGAGTTCGGTTTGCGGACCGAGAGCTTGGCACCGGGCGACTGGACCATCAGTGTGGAGATGCCCGATACACGAGTCTTCGAGGCCGGAATCACGGTGGTTCCGTAGGGAGGTTGCTATGCGAATGACCTGCAATTCTCTGCGGTGGCTTGCGTTGGGGCTTCTCCTCCTGTCGGCGGGCGGGATCGTCGTCGCCCAGACGATGGCGCCGATCCGGGAGGCCGAGGTCTCCATCCGGACGCGCCCGGTTGGCGGTATTCGGAGCGCGGGGACCCCCGCAATTCTGTTGCCGACCGTGGATCCGCGTCCCTCAGGCGCGTCCGTTCACCGAGGCGCCGGGAGTTCGATCAAGATCTCGGCAGCCACGATGGCGGGGAGTGTCCGCTCGTTCGCCGTCAGTCCGGACGGAGCGACGGCGGTCTATCTCGCGGACCAGGTCACGATCGGACGTGTGGAACTGTATGCCACGCCGGTCGATGGATCGTCGACTCCCATCACACTCAGTACGGGCCTGGTCTTCGGCACCGGAGACGAGGGTGTCTCCACATTCCAGATCAGCCCCGATGGGGCGAACGTGGCATTCCTCGCCGACGCCAACAGCGGCGGCGGTGTCGATGATCTGTACAGCGTGCCGATCGATGGTTCGACTGGCGCCGTGCAGTTGAGCGTCGCCGCGATGGCGCCGGTCACCGGGCTTGGCATCACGCCGGACAGCGCGACCGTCGCCTTCTTCGCGCAGGACATCGCCAGCGGCAGCGGGGCCACGGAGCTTCACGCCGCGTCGATCGGTGTCGCGTCCTCCGCACAACAGATCAGCGACGCGTCTGCCGGCAAT
The genomic region above belongs to Acidobacteriota bacterium and contains:
- a CDS encoding SpoIIE family protein phosphatase; translation: MPGRGSPLGAKALERILEVTRDLARPLDIDTTLEHVIDAGRSILNAERGTVFLYDSENDELVTRVATGADEFRVPASKGIVGECARTRQVVIVPDCYADSRFNPEIDRKTGYRTRCLMAVPLIGHDDSLEGVLQVLNKRKGVFGSEDERIATALAAQCAVALQRSRLLREKVARERLEQELEVARSIQQRVFPQSMPTMDDYEVCGWARPADQTGGDIYDIHLQDDGGLILLLGDATGHGIGPALSVTQVRAMLCMCVRFGVDIDHAMQQINDQLALDLSSNRFVTAFLGRLDRDAHSVVYHAGGQGPLLHYHAQDDRGEWLTSTTRPLGMLGDLPVGPAHSMELAPGDLLLLSTDGIFEHERADEEAYGEQRILDVVRRHRDSPLASLIGAVIEDVDRFGDGAPQLDDMTVVVLRRRLAEKPEKRN
- a CDS encoding serine/threonine-protein kinase, with the protein product MQAKPDQMLGHYRLVEKLGEGGMGVVWRAVDTTLDREVAIKILPETLQQHPERLERFEREAKVLASLHHPNIAVIHGLHQTNGVHYLAMELVDGDDLSTRLAAGPLPMLDALKLCAQVARALQSAHDRNIVHRDLKPANIVLTKSGEAKVLDFGLAKVLDPENSIESDETSSPTVTTGGTVAGMILGTPAYMSPEQARGKATDRRTDIWSFGCVLHECLTGVSEFRGDTMSDSIGAILHKDPDWGVLPVDLPVTVHWLLRRCLTKDRDNRLHDIADARIELEQAIVDPEGVVVGAAAADRPAEPAGRRWLRGVAIVGLIALAATIGWWLKPAPDGTVEPLGLSLQLNEPQTRNVQFSFSPDGSSIVYRAMGKDAGNGGVATSRLWLRRLDSFVAAPIPGTENADVPKFSPNGGQISFLVEPDGADDHRADLRVVGLDGRPPLTIAMNVLDHGATSWVTEDRIVYVDYLDEHRLLSVSSGGGEPTVFAEISENGQFSVFQFEVIDGGRWILDSSFIDGQRAILLVDTRDGTEHTLLKNAYSAQVLDSRQLLFLRGKTLLSAQLDLSQTPPALTGDIVTVLGGGSNPDDEIRWMRASRAGHLAFVTGAGAGSDNRLMTIDQDGVVEPLIEARGAYMTPVRFSQDGQRLLVSMSADESPSELWLVELDTGSSRPIASDQFVTFGGAWLSEQQFAFTSWQSIEDGEILTRELRRDSKPRPLFDEWPQDLVLHSGDIDFDGRYALFDVRSSGSTQSDIWIGAVDGSSEIRPLIATVASESRGAVSPNRRWISYVSNESGRPEIYARSYSLEGGVGETVIKVSRSGGVNPFWSADGKQLFFFDRPRKKLLAATLDNDSGRYSTPDVRIESVEDLQLSELFSEQSFVPVPGSDRLAFVQRPESQQATDRIEVVLNWEQLLDR
- a CDS encoding SpoIIE family protein phosphatase, with the translated sequence MKSTQSPIQTSGESRSWNRFRLDCASLSAAGAGRSRNEDQSLFAAPGTDAAEQAAAGYLFAVVDGETTPGVTRSASRETRTSLLEILDDPRRAELRPDLMLHRLHDANDRCHQRIGARCSVTAVWLWEDPRGEAAVAGWAHVGDTRLYHLVDGRWQCLTEDHAKGRVLDRAIGQGPGLEIETGAMTLKPGEKLILVTRGVWQSATPAAALTAPEFPPTAEAARQLVGQARLNGSREDTTAIVISVGNHDDEPEPEH
- a CDS encoding protein kinase; the encoded protein is MTRCPSCSTNIQTDQSFCGSCGCRVDGSEDNPTQTSLKDDSPSQSFATGSFDQGRFVPGTVLEDRYRIVALLGKGGMGEVYRADDLKLGQTVALKFLPASLEPGSTKMTRLFTEVRMARQVSHPNVCAVYDIGELDGLPFISMEYVDGEDLASLLRRIGRLPKEKGLQTARQICAGLAAAHEQGILHRDLKPANVMIDGRGRVKLTDFGLAGLTDSFTGDEIRWGTPAYMAPEQLSGKGVSARSDIYALGLVLYELVTGKKAFSGKTPHEIAKAQQETMPTSPANHVSDVDDAVERVILRCLERDPTQRPGSALAVSAALPGGDPLAAALAAGETPSPEMVADAGVEGGLSPRNALILLGIVLLGLVGRTLVIDKASILNLVPMELSGQELKGKAEDALVALGHVELPDYLESGFRVRRDYIREITESEPTADHWDDLRDARPPGIVFWYRRAPSPLKPSNVHAYQVTEFDPPLSESSEIAMQLDTTGRLHHLEALPPENAKAMSDEEDDWTSVLKLAGWDASELTEIEPLFAPTVPTTRRIAWEIDGNDSAVIQVGAYGSLVTHFRVIQPWERTAYETPDDDNDSSNGGSVFFGFVFAGVIGSAIFLARRNIKSGRSDVRGALRLFFFVIAVMLASWLALGVRLNTLDLGDLFFGFVFGRPLAHALLHASISFVVYMALEPYVRKLWPRTLVSWSRLLLGRFRDPLLGREVLIGMAVGGVLGSASYLNTLVASWTGGSPFPPTTNLPNEGMLGAGDSLGTIIGESQTSIFMPMLLLVVLLLFRLLLRRDWAAVSALMILFVIGPIVSMPDGTPPSLLVWAVLAMMTLMATLSLLMLRIGLVAGIAMMSVFMLSTFPVSLDTSRWYAGAAVLPLAIWVAIALWAFYAALAGRKIFGDSLLSGE
- a CDS encoding isocitrate/isopropylmalate family dehydrogenase → MKPKDRYQIVTLPGDGIGPEVTREALRVLMAGAEAVGVGFDFEEIPGGGEYYLEHGREWPEGSEARCDAADAILLGAVGAQHPETGENVFTKPGAPYETPQMAGFAQVIGNRRRMELFCNLRPIKLYPGVPHKVSGKFQSVWKPENVDYVVCRENTEEAYTGRSSDLTGDDGSIVGRMSPIEVTRKGTERICRYAFELARRRKASKGKPGKVTCVVKSNIIGAHRYFEEIFRELGDKEFSDIEQDVAMFDAFCMWQMRNPEWYDVVVAPNLVGDVISDNGSTTQGGMGLAAGGNIGFDHGMFEPIHGSAPKHAGKDKVNPIAAVLCGAMMAEWLGDRYGDPRLVTLAERMEEAVGDVLKDGKTLTYDLGGSTSCSGLGKALAEAVAR